A stretch of the Candidatus Hydrogenedentota bacterium genome encodes the following:
- a CDS encoding Gfo/Idh/MocA family oxidoreductase — translation MGTLRAGVAGVGHLGYHHARIYAAMENVELVGAADPSPERREKAAADFGAPGFADLDGLIAAKPDIVSVVTPTEGHHAATMRLLGAGIHVLVEKPIAATSAQAGEMVAAARDAGRILQVGHIERFNAAVQALFEGIHAPRFIECHRLSPYPNRNSDVSVVHDLMIHDLDIVLCLAQSEVVSVDAVGVPVFSSCEDIANARLRFASGCVANLTSSRVSLEGMRKIRIFEDNAYVSTDYSAQQVLVYRKKPGPLPEGENPMASITVDPLPVTREEPLLRELQAFVRAVTLGENPAVTGEDGLRALRLVEDIVEQIRSHR, via the coding sequence ATGGGCACACTGCGGGCCGGCGTTGCCGGCGTCGGACACCTGGGCTACCACCACGCGCGCATCTACGCCGCCATGGAGAACGTGGAGCTGGTCGGCGCCGCCGACCCCAGCCCCGAACGCCGCGAAAAGGCGGCGGCGGACTTCGGCGCGCCGGGCTTTGCGGACCTCGACGGCCTGATCGCCGCGAAGCCGGACATCGTGTCCGTGGTCACCCCCACGGAGGGACACCACGCGGCGACCATGCGCCTCTTGGGCGCGGGCATCCACGTGCTGGTGGAGAAGCCCATCGCCGCGACCTCGGCCCAGGCCGGGGAGATGGTGGCGGCGGCCCGTGACGCGGGGCGCATTCTCCAGGTGGGCCACATCGAGCGGTTCAACGCGGCGGTGCAGGCGCTCTTCGAGGGCATCCACGCCCCCCGGTTCATCGAGTGCCACCGCCTGAGCCCCTACCCCAACCGCAACAGCGACGTGAGCGTGGTGCACGACCTCATGATCCACGACCTGGACATCGTGCTGTGCCTCGCGCAGTCCGAGGTGGTGTCGGTGGACGCCGTGGGCGTCCCCGTGTTCTCCTCCTGCGAGGACATCGCCAACGCGCGGCTGCGCTTCGCCTCCGGCTGCGTGGCCAACCTCACCAGCAGCCGCGTCTCCCTGGAGGGCATGCGGAAAATCCGCATCTTCGAGGACAACGCCTACGTCTCCACGGACTACAGCGCCCAGCAGGTACTGGTGTACCGCAAGAAGCCCGGTCCGCTGCCCGAGGGGGAGAACCCTATGGCGTCCATCACCGTGGACCCCCTTCCGGTCACGCGGGAGGAGCCGCTGCTGCGGGAACTCCAGGCCTTTGTGCGCGCCGTGACCCTCGGCGAGAACCCCGCCGTGACGGGCGAGGACGGCCTGCGCGCCCTGCGCCTGGTCGAGGACATTGTGGAACAGATCAGGAGCCACCGGTGA